A single region of the Streptomyces caelestis genome encodes:
- the ctaD gene encoding aa3-type cytochrome oxidase subunit I, with amino-acid sequence MATHTEPVAPVPAAERRGPGQVIVSWLTTTDHKKIGHLYLITSFGFFLIAGALAMAIRAELARPGIQWLSNEQYNQAFTMHGTIMLLLFATPTFAGFANAVMPLQIGSPDVAFPRLNMLSYWLFLFGGLIVLGSLLTPQGAADFGWTAYTPLSGGERTPQVGGDLWVMGLALSGFGTILGSVNFITTIICMRAPGMTMFRMPIFTWNVLLTSVLVLLAFPVLAAALLVLEADRRFGAQVFNAENGGAVLWQHLFWFFGHPEVYILALPFFGVITEIIPVFARKPIFGYTGLIGATLAIAGLSVTVWAHHMFATGAVLLPFFSFMTYLIAVPTGVKFFNWIGTMWKGSLSFEPPMLWAAGFLVTFLFGGLTGVILGSPPLDWHVTDSYFVIAHFHYVLFGTIVFAMFGGFSFWWPKMTGTMLDERLEKIHFWTLFVGFHTTFLVQHWLGAEGMPRRYADYLAADGFTALNTVSSIGAFLLGLSTLPFLYNVWKTAQEGKRVEVDDPWGYGRSLEWATSCPPPRHNFVTLPRIRSESPAFDLHHPDVAQLDEAENTGKRDVVEPGHKGERP; translated from the coding sequence ATGGCGACACATACCGAACCGGTCGCTCCGGTACCGGCGGCGGAGCGCCGCGGCCCGGGCCAGGTGATCGTCTCCTGGCTGACGACGACGGACCACAAGAAGATCGGGCACCTGTACCTGATCACGTCGTTCGGCTTCTTCCTGATCGCCGGGGCGCTGGCGATGGCCATCCGGGCGGAGCTGGCCCGGCCGGGGATCCAGTGGCTGTCCAACGAGCAGTACAACCAGGCGTTCACCATGCACGGCACGATCATGCTGCTGCTGTTCGCGACGCCCACGTTCGCCGGGTTCGCCAACGCGGTCATGCCGTTGCAGATCGGCTCCCCGGACGTGGCTTTCCCGCGGCTGAACATGCTCTCGTACTGGCTGTTCCTCTTCGGCGGCCTGATCGTGCTCGGCAGCCTGCTCACCCCGCAGGGCGCCGCCGACTTCGGCTGGACCGCCTACACCCCGCTCAGCGGTGGGGAGCGCACTCCCCAGGTCGGCGGTGACCTGTGGGTCATGGGCCTGGCGCTGTCCGGGTTCGGCACCATCCTCGGCTCCGTCAACTTCATCACCACGATCATCTGCATGCGCGCCCCCGGCATGACCATGTTCCGGATGCCGATCTTCACCTGGAACGTACTGCTCACCTCGGTGCTGGTGCTGCTGGCGTTCCCGGTGCTGGCCGCCGCGCTGCTGGTGCTGGAGGCCGACCGCCGCTTCGGGGCGCAGGTGTTCAACGCGGAGAACGGCGGGGCGGTCCTCTGGCAGCACTTGTTCTGGTTCTTCGGCCACCCCGAGGTGTACATCCTGGCCCTGCCGTTCTTCGGCGTGATCACCGAGATCATCCCCGTCTTCGCGCGCAAGCCGATCTTCGGTTACACGGGGCTGATCGGCGCCACGCTCGCCATCGCCGGGCTGTCCGTGACGGTGTGGGCGCACCACATGTTCGCCACCGGGGCTGTGCTGCTGCCGTTCTTCTCCTTCATGACGTATCTGATCGCCGTGCCGACAGGGGTGAAGTTCTTCAACTGGATCGGCACCATGTGGAAGGGCTCGCTGTCCTTCGAGCCGCCGATGCTGTGGGCGGCCGGCTTCCTGGTCACGTTCCTCTTCGGCGGTCTGACCGGCGTCATCCTCGGCTCGCCGCCCCTGGACTGGCACGTGACCGACTCCTACTTCGTGATCGCGCACTTCCACTACGTGCTCTTCGGCACGATCGTGTTCGCGATGTTCGGCGGCTTCAGCTTCTGGTGGCCGAAGATGACCGGCACGATGCTGGACGAACGCCTCGAGAAGATCCACTTCTGGACGCTGTTCGTCGGCTTCCACACCACGTTCCTGGTGCAGCACTGGCTGGGCGCCGAGGGCATGCCCCGCCGCTACGCCGACTACCTCGCCGCGGACGGCTTCACCGCGCTCAACACCGTCTCGTCGATCGGCGCGTTCCTGCTGGGCCTGTCCACGCTGCCGTTCCTGTACAACGTGTGGAAGACCGCCCAGGAGGGCAAGCGGGTCGAGGTCGACGACCCCTGGGGGTACGGGCGTTCGCTGGAGTGGGCGACCTCGTGTCCGCCCCCGCGGCACAACTTCGTCACCCTGCCGCGCATCCGCTCCGAATCCCCCGCCTTCGACCTGCACCATCCGGACGTGGCCCAGCTGGACGAGGCGGAGAACACCGGCAAACGCGACGTCGTCGAGCCCGGGCACAAGGGCGAACGGCCGTGA
- a CDS encoding acyltransferase family protein translates to MNDTVTTARPAAEENRASRASRAREQGAAARPVRQRDAFFDNAKYLAIVMVAVGHAWEPLRPGSRAVTALYMFVYAFHMPAFIIVSGYFSRTFDGSPDRLKRLVTGVAVPYVVFETAYTLFTRWTSQDPDRPVSLLDPLYLTWFLAALFVWRLTTPLWRHVRRPLPVALAIAMLATLSPSIGHDLDLQRTLQFLPYFVCGLLLRPEHFRLVRRRAVRILAVPVAVCALGVAYWAVPRMNYGWFFHADSARGLAAPFWYGPVMTLAVFGCSAVLVACFLAWVPGRRTWFTALGAGTLYGYLLHGFVAQAAKYWGWYEPAWVHRPVGTVAAALVAAVVVTALCTPPVRRVFRCVTEPGMAWAFGRANAAPPPGDARP, encoded by the coding sequence GTGAATGACACGGTGACGACGGCCCGCCCAGCGGCCGAGGAGAACCGGGCGTCCCGGGCGTCCCGGGCAAGAGAACAGGGCGCGGCGGCCCGCCCGGTGCGGCAGCGGGACGCGTTCTTCGACAACGCCAAGTACCTGGCGATCGTGATGGTGGCCGTGGGACACGCCTGGGAGCCGCTGCGGCCGGGCAGCAGGGCCGTCACCGCCCTCTACATGTTCGTCTACGCGTTCCACATGCCGGCGTTCATCATCGTCTCCGGCTACTTCTCACGCACCTTCGACGGGAGCCCGGACCGCCTCAAACGCCTGGTCACCGGTGTCGCCGTGCCGTACGTGGTGTTCGAGACGGCGTACACCCTGTTCACCCGGTGGACCAGCCAGGACCCCGACCGCCCGGTCAGCCTGCTGGACCCCCTGTATCTGACCTGGTTCCTGGCGGCGCTGTTCGTCTGGCGGCTGACCACGCCGCTGTGGCGGCATGTGCGCCGGCCGCTGCCGGTCGCCCTCGCCATCGCGATGCTGGCGACGCTCTCGCCGTCCATCGGCCACGACCTCGACCTCCAGCGCACCCTTCAGTTCCTGCCGTACTTCGTGTGCGGCCTGCTGCTGCGGCCGGAGCACTTCCGGCTGGTGCGCCGGCGCGCGGTGCGGATTCTCGCCGTGCCGGTCGCCGTCTGTGCCCTGGGGGTGGCGTACTGGGCGGTTCCGCGGATGAACTACGGCTGGTTCTTCCACGCCGACAGCGCCCGGGGACTGGCCGCCCCGTTCTGGTACGGGCCTGTGATGACGCTGGCCGTCTTCGGCTGCTCGGCTGTCCTGGTCGCCTGCTTCCTCGCCTGGGTGCCCGGGCGCCGGACGTGGTTCACCGCGCTGGGCGCGGGCACGCTGTACGGCTATCTGCTGCACGGCTTCGTCGCGCAGGCCGCCAAGTACTGGGGCTGGTACGAACCGGCCTGGGTCCACCGGCCCGTCGGCACGGTCGCCGCCGCCCTGGTCGCGGCCGTGGTCGTCACGGCGCTGTGCACGCCGCCCGTGCGGCGCGTCTTCCGCTGCGTGACGGAACCGGGGATGGCGTGGGCCTTCGGCAGGGCGAACGCGGCCCCGCCGCCGGGCGATGCCCGCCCGTGA
- a CDS encoding phosphatase PAP2 family protein: MLWATAGLVALGFLIALEIAARRYGVPGPIISQVQEVIVAPKSGFLLYACMALTMVVLTRRQRFIAVGAAIGIDAVFLVVRWAIGADLNDGHPFGNGALWVILGCAVIAVTRRTGQERVLLLKGVGLGLLLLAGRKTGDTWLLITSKTRPMVLDPYLAAADHALGNPSWLVGRIVTATGPVGAHALDYVYAQLAVAAVVVALYQLRNVAAERRFPRHHLVRTFLVIGLLGPGIYMIFPVVGPIFAYGADGGHWAVANLWPDLPPPISAAPHEIPFDEITPRNCMPSLHTAWATAIFIHSRRGPRVLRYAGTFWLIATLTATLGFGYHYGVDLVAGVVFTVTIEAALRSLERGWDRAGTQLVTYGVAVFAALLVSYRCLPMEMAERPWLFGPLLILAMASVIYGYVRTTTQWETQAVPARQSEPEHELVSG, encoded by the coding sequence GTGCTGTGGGCCACGGCGGGTCTGGTGGCCCTCGGGTTTCTCATCGCGCTGGAGATCGCCGCGCGCCGCTACGGGGTGCCCGGGCCGATCATCAGTCAGGTGCAGGAGGTGATCGTCGCTCCCAAGTCCGGCTTCCTGCTGTACGCCTGCATGGCCCTGACGATGGTGGTGCTCACCCGGCGGCAACGGTTCATCGCGGTCGGTGCCGCGATCGGTATCGACGCCGTCTTTCTGGTGGTGCGGTGGGCGATCGGCGCCGATCTGAACGACGGCCATCCCTTCGGCAACGGCGCGTTGTGGGTGATTCTGGGCTGTGCGGTCATCGCCGTCACGCGCCGCACCGGCCAGGAACGCGTCCTGCTGCTGAAAGGCGTCGGACTGGGCCTGCTGCTGCTGGCCGGCCGCAAGACCGGTGACACCTGGCTGCTCATCACCTCGAAGACCCGCCCCATGGTGCTCGACCCGTACCTGGCGGCCGCCGACCACGCGCTGGGCAACCCGTCGTGGCTGGTGGGCCGGATCGTCACGGCCACCGGGCCGGTCGGCGCCCATGCCCTCGACTACGTCTACGCCCAACTGGCGGTGGCCGCGGTCGTCGTCGCGCTGTACCAGCTGCGCAACGTGGCGGCGGAGCGCCGCTTCCCGCGCCATCACCTGGTGCGCACCTTCCTGGTCATCGGCCTCCTCGGGCCGGGCATCTACATGATCTTCCCGGTCGTCGGACCGATCTTCGCCTACGGCGCCGACGGCGGGCACTGGGCGGTGGCCAACCTGTGGCCGGACCTGCCGCCGCCGATCAGCGCCGCCCCGCACGAGATACCGTTCGACGAGATCACCCCCCGCAACTGCATGCCCAGCCTGCACACGGCGTGGGCCACCGCGATCTTCATCCACTCCCGCAGGGGCCCACGGGTTCTGCGATACGCGGGCACGTTCTGGCTGATCGCCACCCTCACCGCGACGCTGGGATTCGGCTACCACTACGGCGTGGATCTCGTGGCCGGTGTGGTGTTCACGGTCACGATCGAGGCGGCCCTGCGCTCGCTCGAACGCGGCTGGGACCGAGCGGGAACCCAGCTGGTCACCTACGGAGTGGCGGTCTTCGCCGCGCTCCTGGTCTCCTATCGCTGTCTGCCGATGGAGATGGCCGAGCGCCCGTGGCTGTTCGGCCCGCTGCTCATTCTGGCGATGGCCTCGGTGATCTACGGCTACGTACGGACCACCACCCAGTGGGAGACGCAGGCCGTGCCGGCCCGGCAGTCGGAACCGGAACACGAACTGGTCAGCGGCTGA
- a CDS encoding GNAT family N-acetyltransferase, whose protein sequence is MTASPRHDDLPEITRLTVAATASAPALLLRPWRPGDATALVGLYRDEALRRWVSAVVHDRAGAARWVQDQRRGWEAGHRFAFAISEVRADGDEGELVGHAVLKNITPGAPSAEVGYWTAAHARGRGVAPRSLEALTDWAFTTFAGGGLSRLELLHQADNTASCRVALKCGYDLSSLLPAAPPAFPAEGHVHARARDL, encoded by the coding sequence ATGACTGCATCACCCCGCCACGACGACCTGCCGGAGATCACGCGGTTGACCGTCGCGGCCACCGCATCGGCCCCCGCTCTCCTCCTGCGTCCCTGGAGGCCGGGCGACGCCACGGCCCTGGTCGGCCTCTACCGGGACGAGGCCTTGCGCCGTTGGGTGAGTGCGGTCGTGCACGACCGTGCCGGCGCGGCACGGTGGGTCCAGGACCAGCGACGCGGATGGGAAGCGGGGCACCGTTTCGCGTTCGCCATTTCGGAGGTCCGAGCGGACGGCGACGAGGGCGAGTTGGTGGGCCACGCGGTGCTCAAGAACATCACGCCCGGAGCCCCTTCGGCGGAGGTCGGTTACTGGACCGCGGCGCATGCGCGCGGCCGGGGCGTGGCTCCCCGGTCCCTGGAGGCGCTGACGGACTGGGCCTTCACGACCTTCGCCGGCGGCGGCCTGAGCCGTCTGGAACTGCTGCACCAGGCGGACAACACGGCCTCGTGCCGCGTCGCCCTGAAGTGCGGCTACGACCTGTCCTCGCTCCTGCCGGCGGCGCCACCCGCCTTCCCTGCCGAGGGTCACGTGCACGCCCGGGCACGTGACCTCTGA
- a CDS encoding hemolysin family protein: MSFPMAVFVTVLLLIGSGFFVAAEFALVAAKRHRMEKAAAEGRRGAGAALAGMRELSLMLAGAQLGITVCTLGLGSVSKPAISHELDPLLHALGLPSAVSYGVAFAVAMAVVVFLHMVVGEMAPKSWAIAHPERSAMLLSPPFRAVVRAVRPLIRLLNAVSNALVRLCRVAPRDELASVHNREQLTHLVAESERLGLISATDSELLTRSLTEPETPVAALRIPAAELTWVEGGTDVEALLRLATGLDRTRLLVRENGTVLGSVHARDALVARARGRATTARDLARPVPELTETTTVADAIEVLRRRRSSLAVVRDTAGRLTGLVTLDDLLARLMQPAAAA; encoded by the coding sequence GTGAGTTTCCCGATGGCGGTCTTCGTGACCGTGCTGCTGCTGATCGGCAGCGGCTTCTTCGTGGCGGCCGAGTTCGCCCTGGTCGCCGCCAAGCGGCACCGCATGGAGAAGGCGGCGGCCGAGGGGCGGCGCGGAGCCGGGGCGGCCCTGGCCGGTATGCGCGAGCTGTCGCTGATGCTGGCCGGCGCCCAGCTGGGCATCACCGTGTGCACGCTGGGCCTGGGCTCGGTGTCGAAGCCTGCGATCTCGCACGAACTCGACCCGCTGCTGCACGCGCTGGGCCTGCCCAGTGCCGTGAGCTACGGCGTGGCGTTCGCCGTGGCGATGGCCGTGGTGGTGTTCCTGCACATGGTGGTCGGTGAGATGGCCCCCAAGTCATGGGCGATCGCCCACCCGGAGCGTTCGGCGATGCTGCTCTCCCCGCCGTTCCGGGCCGTGGTGCGGGCCGTACGGCCGCTGATCCGGCTGCTCAACGCGGTGAGCAACGCGCTGGTACGGCTGTGCCGGGTGGCACCGCGCGACGAGCTGGCCTCGGTGCACAACCGGGAGCAGCTGACGCACCTGGTGGCGGAGTCCGAGCGGCTGGGCCTGATCAGCGCGACCGACTCGGAGCTGCTGACCCGCTCGCTGACCGAGCCGGAGACGCCGGTCGCGGCGCTGCGGATCCCGGCGGCGGAGCTCACCTGGGTCGAGGGCGGCACGGACGTCGAGGCGCTGCTGCGGCTGGCCACCGGCCTGGACCGCACCCGGCTGCTCGTCCGGGAGAACGGCACCGTCCTCGGCTCGGTCCATGCCCGTGACGCCCTGGTCGCCCGGGCCCGGGGGCGTGCGACGACCGCCCGTGACCTGGCCCGCCCGGTGCCCGAGCTGACGGAGACCACCACGGTCGCCGACGCGATCGAGGTGCTGCGCCGCCGCCGGTCCTCCCTGGCCGTGGTCCGTGACACCGCCGGCCGGCTCACGGGCCTGGTCACCCTGGACGACCTGCTGGCCCGGCTGATGCAGCCGGCCGCGGCCGCCTGA
- a CDS encoding RNA polymerase sigma factor, whose protein sequence is MDGAERLRGGPAAAVRDPRVFEEFYRRHVDAVMRFVARRVDDPHTAADLTAEIFLAVLDSAHSYRPRLGSETAWLYGIARNVVSSERRRVAREAERDLRFSGRRLLEADDIARIEDRLDAESPGRRALAALASLPEGEQAVLELIAVDQLTVTEAAAALGIRQVTARVRLHRARKALRHEADVKAPEADRAPPPARPTSPTGAGIPDPSLLHVARGGARA, encoded by the coding sequence GTGGATGGCGCGGAACGGTTACGGGGTGGTCCCGCCGCAGCGGTACGTGACCCGCGGGTCTTCGAGGAGTTCTACCGGCGCCATGTGGACGCGGTCATGCGTTTCGTGGCCCGGCGCGTGGACGATCCGCACACCGCTGCCGACCTGACGGCGGAGATCTTCCTCGCCGTCCTCGACTCGGCCCACTCCTACCGGCCCCGCCTCGGCAGCGAGACGGCATGGCTGTACGGCATCGCCCGCAACGTCGTGTCGTCGGAGCGCCGCCGGGTCGCCCGCGAAGCGGAACGCGATCTGCGTTTCTCCGGGCGGCGGTTGCTGGAGGCCGACGACATCGCCCGCATCGAGGACAGACTCGACGCGGAGAGCCCGGGGCGACGTGCCCTGGCCGCGCTGGCGAGCCTTCCCGAGGGTGAGCAGGCCGTGCTGGAGCTGATCGCGGTCGACCAGCTCACGGTCACGGAGGCGGCGGCCGCACTGGGCATCCGCCAGGTCACGGCCCGGGTCCGGCTGCACCGGGCGCGCAAGGCGCTGCGGCATGAGGCGGACGTCAAGGCACCGGAGGCCGATCGCGCGCCACCACCGGCAAGGCCCACGAGTCCCACGGGGGCGGGAATCCCGGACCCGTCGCTGTTGCACGTCGCAAGGGGAGGTGCCCGAGCATGA
- a CDS encoding peptidoglycan recognition protein family protein, producing MATPLTAARLVAALKAEGCAVHEVGGWRTNNRNHKGPWGPVHGVMIHHTVTGPGTDVVELIYHGHSALPGPLATGCITKDGVVHLTGNGRANHAGGGDGDVLNAVIGESYGTYPPATHEHDGSAGAVDGNARFYGWECENKGDGKDPWPTVQYIAIVKATAAICRAHRWGPKSAIGHLEWSDWKVDPRGFDMADFRRDVADALALPVGLWEGEDPMPQYVNLGVPEGYRLAPGAWDSVEFTTEWADETGDHATGGSVFARGPARFSGSVSLHIDGLPVGAVVQARMSEYQGDQHRADHPIHEIVGTGGGTFAVVPLTKRLPSGRSMRVRLLNQAAAPVTVASAVLTVLVWKES from the coding sequence ATGGCCACTCCGCTCACCGCCGCCCGGCTCGTCGCCGCACTGAAGGCCGAGGGCTGCGCCGTTCACGAGGTCGGCGGATGGCGCACCAACAACCGAAACCACAAGGGCCCGTGGGGCCCCGTGCACGGTGTGATGATCCATCACACCGTCACCGGGCCCGGCACGGACGTCGTCGAGCTGATCTACCACGGCCACAGCGCCCTGCCCGGTCCGCTCGCCACCGGATGCATCACCAAGGACGGCGTCGTCCACCTGACCGGCAACGGCCGGGCCAACCACGCCGGCGGCGGGGACGGTGACGTGCTCAACGCCGTCATCGGTGAGTCGTACGGCACGTACCCGCCCGCGACGCACGAGCACGACGGCTCGGCCGGCGCGGTCGACGGCAACGCCCGTTTCTACGGCTGGGAGTGCGAGAACAAGGGCGACGGCAAGGACCCGTGGCCGACTGTCCAGTACATCGCCATCGTCAAGGCCACCGCCGCGATCTGCCGCGCGCACCGCTGGGGCCCCAAGAGCGCGATCGGTCACCTGGAGTGGAGCGACTGGAAGGTCGATCCGCGCGGATTCGACATGGCCGACTTCCGCCGTGACGTCGCCGACGCCCTGGCCCTCCCGGTGGGCCTGTGGGAAGGAGAGGACCCCATGCCCCAGTACGTCAACCTCGGTGTCCCCGAGGGGTATCGGCTCGCGCCCGGTGCCTGGGACTCGGTCGAGTTCACCACGGAGTGGGCCGACGAGACCGGTGACCACGCCACCGGCGGGAGCGTCTTCGCCCGTGGCCCGGCCCGTTTCAGCGGGAGCGTCAGCCTCCACATCGACGGTCTGCCGGTGGGTGCGGTCGTCCAGGCGCGCATGTCGGAGTACCAGGGCGACCAGCACCGCGCGGACCACCCGATCCACGAGATCGTCGGGACCGGGGGCGGCACCTTCGCGGTCGTGCCCCTGACGAAGCGGCTCCCGTCGGGCCGGAGCATGCGGGTGCGGCTGCTGAACCAGGCCGCCGCCCCGGTCACCGTCGCGAGCGCGGTGCTGACCGTGCTGGTGTGGAAGGAGAGCTGA
- a CDS encoding acyltransferase family protein, producing MPAGRSRLGWLDALRGIAALVVVFDHSSYTFMPELRRELMPEFNTSRYGIMVFFLVSGYIVPASLERRGCVRTFWIGRLFRVYPLWAAVVAAALVAGVLGVAELPDFGRQSAVTVAAAHVTMLQELLGTPNLLLVLWTLSYEMAFYLLVVALFTVRLHQRSAAVAVTLAVAAAVSVAAGVVLPVSALSDKVGTGPLVAVTSVAMAVAICCACARSPVLRVVGGVLGGVLALVLVPFNGTVPLWEGLVILAVMFLGTAVHRAEHGQSTWRRAARAGAVVAACAVASAYGYGDGTHFTRRGWMTAFLLAVLTFGAGLACRRRRTPRTLTALGTLSYSVYLLHPLLLAVFDHTIGRRRQDHLVLEAAFFAVLLPLCLLTHRYVEAPSQAWGRKRAHRPRRKETSLIRMDHSTVRPREARRQMAVPDQRD from the coding sequence GTGCCCGCCGGGCGGTCGCGGTTGGGCTGGCTGGACGCGTTGCGTGGCATCGCGGCGCTCGTCGTGGTGTTCGACCATTCGTCGTACACCTTCATGCCGGAGCTCCGGCGGGAGCTGATGCCGGAGTTCAACACCAGCCGATACGGCATCATGGTGTTCTTCCTGGTGAGCGGCTATATCGTGCCCGCCTCGCTGGAACGCCGGGGGTGCGTCCGGACGTTCTGGATCGGGCGTCTCTTCCGTGTGTACCCCCTGTGGGCCGCTGTCGTCGCGGCCGCCCTCGTCGCCGGTGTCCTGGGCGTTGCGGAGCTGCCCGACTTCGGCCGGCAGAGCGCCGTCACAGTGGCTGCCGCCCATGTCACCATGCTCCAGGAGCTGTTGGGGACACCCAATCTCCTGCTCGTCCTGTGGACGCTCTCGTACGAGATGGCCTTCTACCTGCTGGTCGTCGCTCTCTTCACGGTCCGCCTGCACCAGCGGTCGGCAGCGGTCGCCGTCACCCTGGCCGTGGCCGCCGCCGTGAGCGTGGCGGCAGGGGTCGTGCTGCCGGTCTCCGCCCTCTCGGACAAGGTCGGCACCGGCCCGCTGGTCGCGGTCACCTCGGTCGCCATGGCGGTCGCCATCTGCTGTGCGTGTGCCAGGTCACCCGTACTCCGGGTGGTCGGAGGCGTGCTGGGCGGTGTCCTGGCACTCGTGCTGGTTCCTTTCAACGGCACGGTGCCCCTCTGGGAGGGCCTGGTGATCCTCGCCGTGATGTTCCTCGGCACCGCCGTCCACCGGGCCGAGCACGGTCAGAGCACCTGGCGACGCGCGGCCCGTGCAGGTGCCGTCGTGGCGGCCTGCGCGGTGGCCAGTGCCTACGGGTACGGCGACGGCACCCACTTCACGCGACGCGGCTGGATGACGGCGTTCCTGCTGGCCGTGCTCACCTTCGGAGCGGGACTGGCGTGCCGCCGCCGGCGGACACCGCGCACGCTGACCGCGCTGGGAACGCTCAGCTACTCGGTCTACCTGCTCCATCCGCTCCTGCTGGCCGTGTTCGACCACACGATCGGCCGACGGCGGCAGGACCATCTCGTCCTCGAAGCGGCCTTCTTCGCCGTGCTGCTGCCCTTGTGTCTGCTGACCCACCGTTACGTCGAAGCGCCCAGCCAGGCCTGGGGCCGAAAGCGGGCACACCGTCCGCGCAGGAAAGAAACATCACTCATTCGCATGGATCACTCGACCGTTCGGCCCAGAGAAGCCCGACGTCAGATGGCCGTACCCGATCAGCGGGACTAG
- a CDS encoding ATP-binding cassette domain-containing protein: MTGPCAEETRRTGGASGAPSGVRWPGRRCPHRLSGGQQQRVVLAQALLLGARVIVADEPTTSGKTTLARCLAGLHRDHDGEIPLDGTRLPRSLRHRSRDQRAAVQYDFQDARAAFDEHGHVLHQVARTAVRLRSTGERAVLDEASATLDRPGLPEEPAHRRPGELSGGELQRAPIARLDTYTRA; this comes from the coding sequence GTGACGGGGCCGTGCGCGGAGGAGACCAGGAGGACCGGCGGCGCGTCCGGGGCGCCGAGCGGGGTGCGGTGGCCGGGCCGGCGCTGCCCGCACCGGCTCTCCGGCGGGCAGCAGCAACGCGTCGTCCTCGCCCAGGCCCTGCTGCTCGGCGCCCGCGTCATCGTCGCCGACGAACCCACCACCAGCGGCAAGACCACGCTCGCCCGCTGCCTCGCCGGCCTCCACCGCGACCACGACGGCGAGATCCCGCTCGACGGCACGCGACTCCCACGCAGCCTGCGCCACCGCAGCCGCGACCAACGCGCCGCCGTGCAGTACGACTTCCAGGACGCCCGCGCCGCCTTCGACGAGCACGGACACGTCCTGCACCAGGTGGCCCGTACGGCGGTACGGCTGCGGAGTACCGGCGAACGGGCGGTGTTGGACGAGGCGTCCGCCACCCTGGACCGCCCCGGCCTGCCGGAGGAACCGGCCCACCGCCGCCCCGGAGAACTCTCCGGCGGAGAACTCCAGCGCGCCCCGATCGCCCGGCTCGACACGTACACCCGGGCGTGA
- a CDS encoding MBL fold metallo-hydrolase, whose translation MTQETHDMKEPVERTGRRLGRRTVLRRAAVLGAAAPLIPATAGTAAGESGEARERGRSRGPAAGSVSLRWLGTAGWRIDVGDRSVLFDPYLTRFETGLYQGAFDPRTPLRTRPDIVDAHVGRPELVLVSHSHWDHLADVPHIAKSTGARVVGTETTYHLLVALGVDAGQISVVKGGEVLDFGGIVVEVVPSLHSRNKKCAYFAPGTLNAPPATVPSTISDLPEGDTLAFQVRAGDGGPSAFLMGASDFDERAVRGLRPDLAMVAVPSSTVTHRYVPRLLGALDTPGVVVPVHWDNFEVPLSGSPVRDPAMDLDAFVAQVREVSPAARVVVPDYRTVYDGTMRPGGSR comes from the coding sequence ATGACCCAGGAGACACATGACATGAAGGAGCCGGTCGAGCGCACCGGCCGCCGCCTCGGCCGCCGAACGGTGCTCCGCCGCGCCGCCGTGCTCGGCGCGGCCGCCCCGCTGATCCCTGCTACGGCCGGCACCGCGGCGGGTGAGAGCGGGGAGGCGAGAGAGCGCGGCCGGAGCCGTGGCCCAGCCGCCGGTTCCGTATCGTTGCGCTGGCTCGGCACCGCCGGATGGCGTATCGACGTCGGCGACCGGAGCGTTCTCTTCGACCCGTACCTCACCCGCTTCGAAACCGGCCTGTACCAGGGCGCCTTCGACCCCCGGACACCGCTGCGGACCCGGCCCGACATCGTGGACGCCCACGTCGGCCGTCCCGAGCTCGTCCTGGTCAGCCACTCCCACTGGGACCACCTCGCCGACGTGCCCCACATCGCCAAGTCCACCGGCGCGCGCGTCGTCGGCACCGAGACGACGTACCACCTGCTGGTCGCCCTGGGTGTCGACGCGGGCCAGATCTCCGTGGTGAAGGGCGGCGAGGTGCTGGACTTCGGCGGGATCGTCGTCGAGGTCGTGCCGAGCCTGCACAGCCGCAACAAGAAGTGCGCCTACTTCGCCCCGGGCACGCTGAACGCCCCGCCGGCGACGGTCCCCAGCACCATCTCGGACCTGCCGGAGGGCGACACCCTGGCGTTCCAGGTGCGGGCCGGGGACGGCGGGCCCTCGGCGTTCCTCATGGGCGCGAGCGACTTCGACGAGCGGGCGGTACGGGGACTTCGCCCCGACCTGGCGATGGTCGCCGTGCCCTCCAGCACCGTCACCCACCGGTACGTGCCTCGGCTGCTGGGCGCGCTGGACACCCCCGGTGTCGTGGTCCCCGTCCACTGGGACAACTTCGAAGTGCCGCTGAGCGGTTCGCCGGTGCGGGACCCGGCCATGGACCTGGACGCTTTCGTCGCCCAGGTCCGCGAGGTCTCCCCCGCGGCGCGAGTCGTCGTCCCGGACTACCGGACCGTGTACGACGGCACCATGCGGCCGGGAGGTTCGCGATGA